In the genome of Euzebyales bacterium, one region contains:
- a CDS encoding DUF4153 domain-containing protein, whose translation FAAGTGLAVLLVLNVVNPEALVVHHNIRHWEQTGRLDVGYAAGLSDDAVPVLVDVADRLDPPYRAQLRAALCTRTVPVAGEPSLSWNWARDRAAAALDARCRTG comes from the coding sequence GTTCGCCGCAGGCACCGGTCTGGCCGTGCTGCTGGTCCTCAACGTGGTCAACCCCGAGGCGCTCGTCGTCCACCACAACATCCGGCACTGGGAGCAGACTGGACGCCTCGACGTCGGCTACGCCGCCGGGCTGTCCGACGACGCCGTACCCGTCCTGGTCGACGTCGCCGACCGGCTCGATCCTCCGTACCGTGCGCAGCTGCGCGCGGCGTTGTGCACCCGTACCGTGCCCGTTGCCGGCGAGCCGTCCTTGTCTTGGAACTGGGCGCGCGACCGCGCCGCCGCCGCGCTCGACGCGAGGTGCCGCACGGGCTGA